A portion of the Thalassotalea sp. LPB0316 genome contains these proteins:
- a CDS encoding ATP-binding protein: MQNVNEQISNIISNLKSSWGDDFYSHLLLQLNSVIKADYLFIAKLNDAQDMSTTICLVAGNEVVDNFSYDLLDTPCADVSDDSVCVYQSGVCNFYPKDQLLVDMGIDAYIGTPIHESSGNTVTGIIVALYKNEIKDTDWIVNLFTLFSGRISAEMERQQKEKELIALNEELEHIVEERTKALQASVDNLKNTQKQLVEQEKMASLGQLVAGVAHEINTPLGVAVLCNSNIGEHALELKKKTDEGQLTKQDLIKITDSIIKSHNALTTNLDRAADLISDFKLVAVERSSDDIIEIALNKWFETILSSLKILLRKAHIELTFNKLPSDIVIKTIPSKLGQVVTNIVTNAINHAFEEIKTPRLEVNLSNTPEKVLIEVKDNGVGMTEEMLKNIYEPFYTTKRGCGGTGLGLNIVYGIVNGALNGEISVSSSPGEGTSFVISLPQDCSN, translated from the coding sequence ATGCAAAACGTCAATGAGCAAATATCAAATATAATCAGTAACTTAAAATCATCATGGGGTGATGACTTTTATAGCCACTTATTATTACAACTCAACAGTGTAATAAAAGCTGACTATCTTTTTATCGCGAAATTAAATGATGCTCAAGACATGTCGACAACCATATGCTTAGTTGCCGGCAACGAAGTAGTCGATAACTTTTCTTATGACTTACTAGACACGCCATGCGCTGATGTTAGCGATGATTCTGTATGTGTTTATCAATCTGGCGTGTGTAATTTTTACCCTAAAGATCAACTTTTAGTAGATATGGGGATAGATGCTTATATTGGTACGCCTATTCACGAATCTTCTGGAAATACTGTTACCGGAATTATTGTCGCACTGTATAAAAATGAGATAAAAGACACCGACTGGATTGTCAACCTTTTTACGCTATTTTCAGGTCGTATCTCTGCAGAAATGGAGCGACAACAAAAAGAAAAAGAGCTGATTGCACTGAACGAAGAGCTAGAGCATATCGTTGAGGAGCGTACCAAAGCGCTACAGGCATCCGTAGATAATTTAAAGAACACACAAAAACAATTAGTTGAGCAAGAGAAAATGGCGTCTTTAGGTCAGCTTGTTGCCGGTGTCGCACATGAGATAAATACGCCTTTGGGCGTCGCGGTGCTGTGCAATTCGAATATAGGTGAACATGCTCTTGAACTAAAGAAAAAAACGGATGAAGGACAACTAACAAAGCAAGACTTAATAAAAATAACAGATTCAATTATTAAATCACACAATGCCTTGACCACTAATTTAGACAGGGCCGCTGATTTGATTTCGGATTTTAAACTTGTTGCAGTTGAGCGAAGCTCAGACGACATTATTGAAATAGCTCTGAACAAATGGTTTGAGACCATCCTATCCAGTTTAAAAATACTTCTGAGAAAGGCGCATATTGAACTTACCTTTAACAAACTCCCTTCAGATATCGTGATAAAAACAATTCCTTCAAAACTTGGTCAAGTAGTTACTAATATTGTCACGAATGCTATTAACCATGCATTTGAAGAAATAAAGACCCCTCGCCTTGAAGTTAACCTATCAAATACGCCTGAAAAAGTGCTTATTGAAGTTAAAGATAACGGTGTTGGCATGACAGAAGAGATGCTAAAAAATATCTATGAACCCTTTTATACCACCAAAAGAGGCTGTGGCGGTACAGGTTTAGGACTTAATATTGTTTACGGGATTGTAAACGGCGCATTGAACGGTGAAATATCGGTATCATCTTCACCAGGTGAAGGAACATCTTTTGTGATATCCCTTCCTCAAGACTGCTCGAATTGA